The following proteins come from a genomic window of Ostrinia nubilalis chromosome 29, ilOstNubi1.1, whole genome shotgun sequence:
- the LOC135085794 gene encoding putative fatty acyl-CoA reductase CG5065: MAEKAEFYYQNMENLNGNDPTMPNLNQEIPHESVESIADFFNGSIVLVTGGTGFVGKALLEKLLRSCPGIDTLYVLMRPKRGLTVEQRYKDLLKNQVFDRIRARWPDRLSKLTPITGDVSSPQLGVSPEQRLLLANVTVLFHSAATVRFTEPLHMATTLNVQGTASMLKLAEDMPNLKALVHVSTAYSNAPRSHIEEMVYPPPYDPDSIMRCTKMLPAETIDVIAPSLQGEHPNPYTLTKALAESIVYSHTNLPVCIVRPSIVTAAFQEPFPGWIDNVFGVTGIIMEISRGTYRSGYCKERYVVDLVPVDVVVNCCILAAWRQGCRQPGRCPVYNVTSGAIKPLQWGQMTRLCVKWARENPTKYVMWYPNFGFTESRFLNTFWEVSCHFLPAFLYDVVLRAQGRKAIMMKIARRFKLAAATGEYFANREWQFGISSLTALHSEANQTKDAAVFPYWPAQFSWETYIGAYMLGIRRFILKDTQESLPQARSKLRRLYWVHKLFQFATGYYVFKFLSGRLR, encoded by the exons ATGGCAGAAAAAGCAGAATTTTACTACCA AAACATGGAAAACCTGAATGGAAACGATCCGACCATGCCCAACCTGAACCAGGAAATCCCCCACGAAAGCGTCGAGTCCATAGCAGACTTCTTCAATGGATCCATCGTCCTAGTGACTGGAGGAACCGGCTTCGTAGGCAAGGCTCTCCTGGAGAAACTCCTGAGGAGTTGCCCAGGGATTGACACGTTGTATGTGCTCATGAGACCAAAGAGAGGGCTGACCGTGGAACAGAGGTACAAGGATCTCCTCAAAAATCAG GTTTTCGACCGAATCCGCGCGCGCTGGCCGGACCGACTCAGCAAGCTTACACCCATCACCGGTGACGTCAGCTCCCCACAACTGGGAGTCAGCCCAGAACAGCGTCTGCTGTTGGCCAACGTGACTGTGCTGTTCCACTCAGCAGCCACAGTGAGGTTCACTGAACCGCTGCACATGGCTACCACACTGAACGTTCAAGGGACAGCGTCGATGCTGAAACTGGCTGAGGATATGCCTAATCTGAAG GCCTTGGTCCACGTGTCCACGGCGTACAGCAACGCCCCGCGGTCCCATATCGAGGAGATGGTGTACCCCCCGCCTTATGACCCGGATAGCATCATGAGATGCACCAAGATGCTGCCAGCTGAGACCATTGACGTCATTGCACCGAGTTTGCAg GGCGAGCATCCCAATCCGTACACTTTGACGAAGGCCCTGGCGGAGTCTATAGTGTACAGCCACACCAACTTGCCTGTCTGCATCGTGCGCCCTTCTATTG TGACCGCGGCCTTCCAGGAACCATTTCCGGGATGGATCGACAACGTTTTTGGAGTCACCG GTATAATAATGGAGATATCTCGCGGGACCTACCGCTCGGGGTACTGCAAGGAGCGGTACGTGGTCGACCTGGTGCCTGTGGACGTGGTCGTCAACTGCTGCATCCTGGCTGCGTGGAGACAAGGCTGCAGGCA GCCTGGTCGCTGCCCGGTCTACAACGTGACTTCAGGAGCCATCAAGCCCCTCCAATGGGGGCAAATGACGAGACTGTGCGTTAAATGGGCGAGAGAGAACCCTACCAA ATATGTGATGTGGTACCCCAACTTTGGATTCACGGAGTCCCGTTTCCTGAACACGTTCTGGGAGGTATCCTGCCACTTCTTACCAGCTTTCCTGTATGATGTGGTGTTGAGAGCTCAGGGGAGGAAGGCTAT CATGATGAAGATAGCCCGCCGCTTCAAGTTAGCTGCCGCTACCGGCGAATACTTCGCGAACCGAGAGTGGCAGTTCGGAATCTCCTCTCTGACCGCGCTTCACTCCGAAGCGAACCAGACTAAAGACGCTGCTGTGTTCCCGTACTGGCCTGCACAGTTCAGTTGGGAGACGTATATTGGAGCGTATATGCTGGGGATCAGACGGTTTATACTAAAGGACACGCAGGAGTCGCTGCCGCAAGCCAGGAGCAAATTGAGGAG GTTGTATTGGGTGCACAAACTGTTCCAATTCGCCACCGGCTACTATGTGTTTAAGTTTCTGTCGGGACGTCTACggtaa